The following coding sequences are from one Raphanus sativus cultivar WK10039 unplaced genomic scaffold, ASM80110v3 Scaffold0405, whole genome shotgun sequence window:
- the LOC130502049 gene encoding nuclear pore complex protein NUP58-like, with amino-acid sequence MSSFNPFSTPQQPQQTPQSPFQTPQQTPQPPFQTPQQVSQPQSNSFFSQQPQSTSFFSQPQPQQQQQPPTFQPQQLLYLFTNDKAPASYSTEWTDLHPDSQNLLLEIEKKIMEYRTESQRLDQSSRLFDSSISTQGFESVASRIVQELGGISTTMDRQKAVLHELMLVVKDLLRNSEVAVGSFMMLQPSGGGGGAVVVSGGDSQQPQAQGVQQEEVQVSYFYRGIPKKPTAFLLQTVVRFEKYLGECRQWVEEVEQLLALDSDKYSRRVLVLESLPKVMSNVHDFFVHVAAKVENVHQYIESMRRAYLADQRRRGESNDPFLEADRRERAKQEAAAKRVHPTLHLPPAATTTTSTQTSTQVAGLITYSAATPEVSNSPQTPPANFPTSGAGLFPDTLASAPSISIFATPHTPVFGAPPTPRSLFGEQTPSNPATPSQFVSGLTPGSGANLSSMKRPSRSKYRTSRR; translated from the exons ATGTCGTCGTTCAATCCATTCTCTACCCCACAGCAACCGCAACAGACTCCTCAATCACCGTTTCAGACTCCGCAGCAGACGCCTCAACCACCGTTTCAAACTCCGCAACAGGTATCTCAGCCGCAGAGCAACTCCTTCTTCTCGCAGCAACCGCAGAGCACTTCCTTCTTCTCTCAACCGCAACCGCAGCAACAGCAACAACCACCGACGTTTCAGCCGCAGCAGCTCTTGTATTTGTTCACGAACGATAAAGCTCCGGCGAGTTACAGCACCGAATGGACTGATCTCCATCCCGATTCTCAGAACCTTCTCCTTGAGATTGA GAAGAAGATAATGGAGTACAGAACCGAAAGCCAGAGGTTAGACCAATCCAGCCGGCTTTTTGATTCTTCTATATCCACTCAAGGTTTCGAGTCTGTTGCAAGCCGCATTGTTCAG GAGCTTGGTGGGATTAGTACTACCATGGACAGACAGAAAGCTGTTCTCCACGAGCTTATGCTGGTTGTTAAAGATCTGCTTCGTAATTCAGAGGTTGCGGTTGGTTCTTTCATGATGCTACAGCCAAgtgggggaggaggaggagctgtTGTTGTCAGTGGTGGTGATTCTCAGCAACCTCAGGCGCAGGGAGTTCAACAAGAAGAAGTTCAAGTTTCTTACTTTTACCGTGGGATCCCAAAGAAACCTACTGCTTTTCTGCTGCAAACAGTTGTGAGGTTTGAGAAGTATCTAGGCGAGTGCAGACAGTGGGTTGAGGAGGTGGAGCAGTTGCTCGCTTTGGATTCTGACAAGTATAGTCGACGTGTTTTGGTTTTGGAGTCTCTTCCGAAAGTCATGTCTAACGTGCATGACTTCTTTGTTCACGTGGCTGCTAAG GTAGAGAATGTTCACCAATACATTGAATCAATGAGAAGAGCGTATCTTGCTGACCAGCGACGGAGAGGAGAATCCAATGATCCGTTTCTTGAGGCTGATAGGAGGGAAAGAGCAAAACAAGAAGCTGCTGCTAAGAGGGTCCACCCAACTCTGCATCTACCTCCTGCTGCTACCACTACTACAAGTACACAAACCTCAACACAAGTAGCTGGGTTAATTACGTACTCAGCAGCAACTCCAGAGGTTTCAAATTCTCCACAGACACCTCCAGCTAATTTTCCAACATCAGGAGCTGGCTTGTTTCCTGACACACTTGCTTCAGCACCTTCGATTTCTATCTTTGCTACACCACATACACCAGTTTTCGGTGCTCCACCAACTCCTAGATCTTTGTTTGGCGAGCAAACTCCATCAAATCCTGCTACGCCTTCGCAGTTTGTCTCAG GTCTTACACCTGGTTCAGGAGCAAATTTGAGTTCTATGAAA AGACCTTCAAGGTCCAAGTACCGAACTTCGCGACGTTAG
- the LOC130502050 gene encoding uncharacterized protein LOC130502050, with protein MSDNKDHNSDSDSDGAPEEFTQEQAKLEDAALRKIHRENKARVVLEKKESRRRLAEKITPRKSRKIDTFDDIKEEEEEEEHEEDPEALANKGFLSKNIIDFLAEREKQKNVSDSKEEEAKHPRKKKLKSSGIETVIYKEIPPPECLKTGLDFLKNRKAQVPRSSSILTNSSQALRLVTGASSAKKQPRRK; from the exons ATGTCGGATAACAAAGACCACAACTCTGATTCAGACTCCGACGGTGCACCCGAGGAATTCACACAGGAA caGGCAAAGTTGGAAGATGCAGCCTTGAGGAAGATACATAGAGAGAATAAGGCTAG GGTTGTCCTGGAGAAGAAAGAGAGTCGAAGGCGTTTGGCAGAGAAGATAACGCCAAGGAAGTCACGGAAGATTGACACTTTCGATGatattaaagaagaagaagaagaagaagaacatgagGAAGACCCTGAAGCTCTTGCAAACAAGGGGTTCCTTTCCAAAAACATTATAGACTTTCTTGCAGAGCGGGAGAA ACAGAAAAACGTTTCGGATTCTAAAGAAGAAGAGGCCAAACACCCGAGAAAGAAAAAGCTAAAGAGCTCAGG TATTGAGACGGTTATATACAAGGAGATTCCACCACCGGAATGCTTGAAAACAGGGTTAGATTTCTTGAAGAATCGCAAAGCACAAGTCCCTAGATCCTCTTCAATCCTCACGAACTCAAGCCAAGCTCTCCGACTTGTCACCGGTGCTTCTTCAGCCAAGAAACAGCCACGGAGAAAATAA
- the LOC108820548 gene encoding uncharacterized protein LOC108820548 isoform X2 → MNTSVRAALSSMKAPSKHVTTQEEKKKKKMESQGNGGLANLGKSLANRRRANREKKMDLLQDVDKLKRKLRHEENVHKALERAFTRPLGALPRLPSYLPRHTLELLAEVAVLEEEVVRLEEQVVSFRQGLYQEAVHISSKRNLESPNNNENSPVRSTKHQRSKSMSQHELKAMITPQKKHQQSLSLSRSISSRKLFSSDQTVSGKQASPKPNVSSVKPVDVRGKENQTSSNGLKDKKDTESLDKRLKKVDDRLADQDKAQESVSEPLQSGTAANRVSEDLLKCLVSIILKISSSKDIVLDPYSNCSEWRTRELGAYKSLCSVDASSIDLGRKINALFLIHRLKFLLNKLSIVNLDGLSHQQKLAFWINTYNSCVMNAFLEHGIPETPEMVVALMQKATIVVGGHSLNAITIEHFILRLPYHLKFKTCPKTATHEDLRAHSTFGLEWSEPLVTFALACGSWSSPAVRVYTAANVEEELEAAKRDYLQASVGISKKNKLMIPKVLDWYMLDFAKDVESLLDWVCLQLRGKLREEALKCMERKNKESLMELVQVVPYDFSFRLLLHQ, encoded by the exons atGAACACTAGTGTTCGAGCTGCTCTTTCCTCCATGAAAGCTCCTTCAAAGCATGTCACCACTCAA gaagagaagaagaagaagaagatggagtcTCAAGGCAATGGAGGTCTAGCTAACTTAGGGAAGTCTCTTGCTAATAGGCGCCGAGCtaacagagaaaagaaaatggATTTGCTGCAAGAT GTTGATAAGCTAAAAAGGAAGCTGAGACATGAGGAGAATGTCCATAAAGCATTGGAGAGAGCTTTCACTAGACCTTTAGGAGCTTTACCTCGTCTTCCTTCTTATCTCCCTCGACAT ACACTGGAGCTTCTCGCTGAAGTAGCTGTTCTTGAAGAGGAAGTAGTTCGGTTAGAAGAGCAAGTTGTAAGCTTCAGACAAGGTCTATACCAAGAAGCTGTTCACATTTCTTCCAAGAGGAACCTTGAGAGTCCTAATAACAACGAGAATTCTCCTGTTAGAAGCACTAAACACCAGAGATCTAAATCCATGTCACAACATGAGTTGAAAGCTATGATCACTCCTCAGAAAAAGCATCAACAGTCTCTTAGTCTCAGCAGAAGCATCTCAAGTAGGAAACTCTTCTCCTCTGATCAGACAGTTAGTGGCAAACAAGCGTCGCCTAAACCAAATGTAAGCAGTGTTAAGCCAGTGGATGTGAGAGGGAAAGAGAATCAGACCTCTAGTAACGGTTTAAAAGACAAGAAGGATACAGAATCACTTGATAAGAGACTTAAGAAGGTAGATGATAGATTAGCAGACCAAGACAAGGCACAGGAGAGTGTCTCGGAACCGCTGCAAAGTGGAACTGCAGCAAACAGAGTTTCAGAGGATTTACTGAAATGCCTAGTGAGTATTATCTTGAAGATTAGCTCGTCCAAGGACATTGTGTTGGATCCATATAGTAACTGTTCAGAATGGAGAACAAGAGAACTTGGTGCATACAAGAGTCTCTGTTCTGTTGATGCATCTTCCATTGATCTTGGGAGAAAAATCAATGCTTTATTTCTGATCCATCGTCTCAA GTTCCTGCTTAATAAGCTTTCCATTGTAAATCTAGATGGTCTTAGCCACCAGCAGAAGCTTGCGTTCTGGATAAATACCTACAATTCATGTGTGATGAAT GCTTTCTTGGAGCATGGGATCCCTGAGACCCCTGAGATGGTTGTAGCCCTTATGCAAAAG GCAACAATAGTTGTAGGAGGACACTCACTTAATGCTATCACAATAGAACACTTTATCTTGAGACTTCCATATCACTTaaaattt AAGACTTGTCCCAAAACTGCAACACATGAAGATTTGAGAGCTCATAGCACATTTGGATTGGAATGGTCAGAGCCTTTGGTCACTTTTGCTCTGGCCTGTGGAAGCTGGTCCTCTCCTGCT GTAAGGGTTTATACAGCAGCTAATGTAGAGGAAGAGCTAGAAGCTGCAAAGAGAGATTATCTTCAAGCATCTGTTGGGATCTCAAAGAAGAACAAACTAATGATTCCAAAGGTATTAGACTGGTATATGCTAGATTTTGCAAAGGATGTTGAATCGTTGCTAGATTGGGTTTGCCTTCAGTTGCGTGGTAAACTCAGAGAAGAAGCTCTTAAGTGTATGGAGAGAAAGAACAAAGAGTCACTCATGGAGTTGGTTCAAGTAGTACCATATGACTTCAGTTTCAGGTTGCTATTGCATCAATGA
- the LOC108820548 gene encoding uncharacterized protein LOC108820548 isoform X1 yields MNTSVRAALSSMKAPSKHVTTQEEKKKKKMESQGNGGLANLGKSLANRRRANREKKMDLLQDVDKLKRKLRHEENVHKALERAFTRPLGALPRLPSYLPRHTLELLAEVAVLEEEVVRLEEQVVSFRQGLYQEAVHISSKRNLESPNNNENSPVRSTKHQRSKSMSQHELKAMITPQKKHQQSLSLSRSISSRKLFSSDQTVSGKQASPKPNVSSVKPVDVRGKENQTSSNGLKDKKDTESLDKRLKKVDDRLADQDKAQESVSEPLQSGTAANRVSEDLLKCLVSIILKISSSKDIVLDPYSNCSEWRTRELGAYKSLCSVDASSIDLGRKINALFLIHRLKFLLNKLSIVNLDGLSHQQKLAFWINTYNSCVMNAFLEHGIPETPEMVVALMQKATIVVGGHSLNAITIEHFILRLPYHLKFKKTCPKTATHEDLRAHSTFGLEWSEPLVTFALACGSWSSPAVRVYTAANVEEELEAAKRDYLQASVGISKKNKLMIPKVLDWYMLDFAKDVESLLDWVCLQLRGKLREEALKCMERKNKESLMELVQVVPYDFSFRLLLHQ; encoded by the exons atGAACACTAGTGTTCGAGCTGCTCTTTCCTCCATGAAAGCTCCTTCAAAGCATGTCACCACTCAA gaagagaagaagaagaagaagatggagtcTCAAGGCAATGGAGGTCTAGCTAACTTAGGGAAGTCTCTTGCTAATAGGCGCCGAGCtaacagagaaaagaaaatggATTTGCTGCAAGAT GTTGATAAGCTAAAAAGGAAGCTGAGACATGAGGAGAATGTCCATAAAGCATTGGAGAGAGCTTTCACTAGACCTTTAGGAGCTTTACCTCGTCTTCCTTCTTATCTCCCTCGACAT ACACTGGAGCTTCTCGCTGAAGTAGCTGTTCTTGAAGAGGAAGTAGTTCGGTTAGAAGAGCAAGTTGTAAGCTTCAGACAAGGTCTATACCAAGAAGCTGTTCACATTTCTTCCAAGAGGAACCTTGAGAGTCCTAATAACAACGAGAATTCTCCTGTTAGAAGCACTAAACACCAGAGATCTAAATCCATGTCACAACATGAGTTGAAAGCTATGATCACTCCTCAGAAAAAGCATCAACAGTCTCTTAGTCTCAGCAGAAGCATCTCAAGTAGGAAACTCTTCTCCTCTGATCAGACAGTTAGTGGCAAACAAGCGTCGCCTAAACCAAATGTAAGCAGTGTTAAGCCAGTGGATGTGAGAGGGAAAGAGAATCAGACCTCTAGTAACGGTTTAAAAGACAAGAAGGATACAGAATCACTTGATAAGAGACTTAAGAAGGTAGATGATAGATTAGCAGACCAAGACAAGGCACAGGAGAGTGTCTCGGAACCGCTGCAAAGTGGAACTGCAGCAAACAGAGTTTCAGAGGATTTACTGAAATGCCTAGTGAGTATTATCTTGAAGATTAGCTCGTCCAAGGACATTGTGTTGGATCCATATAGTAACTGTTCAGAATGGAGAACAAGAGAACTTGGTGCATACAAGAGTCTCTGTTCTGTTGATGCATCTTCCATTGATCTTGGGAGAAAAATCAATGCTTTATTTCTGATCCATCGTCTCAA GTTCCTGCTTAATAAGCTTTCCATTGTAAATCTAGATGGTCTTAGCCACCAGCAGAAGCTTGCGTTCTGGATAAATACCTACAATTCATGTGTGATGAAT GCTTTCTTGGAGCATGGGATCCCTGAGACCCCTGAGATGGTTGTAGCCCTTATGCAAAAG GCAACAATAGTTGTAGGAGGACACTCACTTAATGCTATCACAATAGAACACTTTATCTTGAGACTTCCATATCACTTaaaattt AAGAAGACTTGTCCCAAAACTGCAACACATGAAGATTTGAGAGCTCATAGCACATTTGGATTGGAATGGTCAGAGCCTTTGGTCACTTTTGCTCTGGCCTGTGGAAGCTGGTCCTCTCCTGCT GTAAGGGTTTATACAGCAGCTAATGTAGAGGAAGAGCTAGAAGCTGCAAAGAGAGATTATCTTCAAGCATCTGTTGGGATCTCAAAGAAGAACAAACTAATGATTCCAAAGGTATTAGACTGGTATATGCTAGATTTTGCAAAGGATGTTGAATCGTTGCTAGATTGGGTTTGCCTTCAGTTGCGTGGTAAACTCAGAGAAGAAGCTCTTAAGTGTATGGAGAGAAAGAACAAAGAGTCACTCATGGAGTTGGTTCAAGTAGTACCATATGACTTCAGTTTCAGGTTGCTATTGCATCAATGA